In the Pedobacter cryoconitis genome, TCCCCTCATTGCTTGTCGGCCGGGAAGGGGAAAAGTTATCTGCCGGGGAAGATAGCGAATACTGTCAGCGGCTCATTTTAAAAGGTTATAAACTCATTTATGATCCAACACTGGTTTTTAATCATTATATACCCTCAAACAGATTAGAAGTAAGTTACAGAGAAGCATTATATGCAGGCTTTGCAGAATCCAGCATAATACTGGAAAAATATTATTTTCTTACTAAACTCAAACTACATTTAGATGCAGATGGTACAAATAAGTTCTTTGTCTTATTGCGCTCACTGTTCAGAGCTATATTTATAAGTTCAAAAGAAAAGCGCAACCACGAAAAAAAAATAATCACATACCTGCTTAATTTAAAATTCAAAAATGATCCAATTCTTCAGAAAATCGTTGATTTTGAGCGAAGAGATAAATTATAAAGTTATTTTAGGATGTAATAAACATTTAAGAGTTAATAAAAAACGTTATAGAACTTTATAAGTATGATTAGAAAGATAAAAAGGATGCTCTTAAAGAGGAAACTGAAATTAAATTTTAGAGATCAATACTATCAGCTGCTTAGTTTGGAAAAACAAAGTAAAAAGCGTTTTATTATTGATGAACGTGATTTTTTTCCATGTCTATATGATAATACAACCGAAACAGGTTTTGACAGGCATTACGTTTATCACCCGGCTTGGGCAGCCAGAATTATTAAAAACAACAATCCAGCAAAACATATTGATATCTCATCGACCCTTCATTTCTGCTCCATTTTATCAGCTTTCATTCCTGTCGACTTTTATGACTATAGACCTGCGGACCTGCATCTGTCGGATTTAAAATCACTAAACGGAGACTTGATGAATTTACCTTTCAAGTCCGATTCAATTGAGTCGATCTCGTGTATGCACACCATAGAACATATAGGCTTAGGCAGATACGGAGACCCATTAGACTATGATGGAGATATCAAAGCAATTAATGAACTTAAAAGAGTTCTTGCAGCAAATGGAAGTTTATTTTTTGTAGTACCATTAGGAGCAAAAGATTTAATATGTTTTAATGCACATCGAATATACACTAAAGAACAAGTTTTAAAACTGTTTTCAGATCTTGAACTCAAGGAATTTGCATTTATACCTGAAGAAGGCAAGGATGGAGGTTTAATTGTAGATCCTGATCAACAATTGCTTGCGAGACAATTTTGTGGATGCGGTTGTTTTCATTTTATCAAAAAAATATCATCATGAAAATTATTCGTTTTTTAGGCGGGTTAGGTAACCAAATGTTCCAATATGCCTGTTATAAAGCCCTCAGTAAGAAATATCCAGATGTTAAAGTAGATTTAAATAGTTTTAATTTCGATACTGCACACAATGGCTATGAATTAGAAGATATTTTTCAGGTAAGTACAAACAAAGTTTCACCATTTACAGGCGGTATCTATGATATAAAAAACAGAAAATGGATCTATCGAAAGATCAGAAGAGTGCTTAACTTAAAAAAGTATCATAAAGCCGAAGAGAAAGACTTTACATATGATCCTGCAATTTTCTCCAATTCTAAATCAAGGTATTACTCAGGCTTCTGGCAAAATGAAAATTACTTCATTGATATTGCTGATGAGATAAGAAAAGATTTTAAATTCAGTCCATTAACAGCTCAACAAAACATTGATACCCTAAAAAAAATAGAACAAACAAACAGTGTTGGAGTACATGTAAGAAGAGGTGATTATGTTAATCATCCCGCATTTGGAGGCCTTTGTGAGAAAGAATATTATGATCAGGCTTTACAAATCATACAATCAAGAACAGAAGCCGCAAAATTCTTCCTATTCTCTAATGACATTGATTGGTGTGTTAATAACCTGAATATTAAGAATTGTGAATTTATTTCATGGAATAAAGGGACACAAAGTTACATTGACATGCAATTAATGAGTGCTTGCAAGCATAATATCATTGCAAACAGCAGCTTTAGCTGGTGGGCAGCATGGCTTAATAACAATCCGGAAAAGATAGTTATAGGCCCTAAAAAGTGGCTTCATGGAGATCAATACGATACCTCTGCACTGTTGCCGGCAGGCTGGATAAAAATATAGGCACTAAGCCCAAACCTCTGTTCATAAAAAAGGCCCTGTTAAAAATCTTTTACAAGATTCATTAACAGGGCCTTTTGGTATGTGTTATTTATAAATTTATAACTTTCTTTTTACTTCTACTTGTTCGTAAGCTTCAACGATATCACCAACTTCAATGTTATTAAAATTCTGTATGTTCAGACCACATTCGTAACCTCTTGCTACTTCTTTCACGTCATCTTTATAACGTTTCAGTGAAGCCAGCTCACCAGTGTAAACAACCACACCGTCTCTTACAATACGGATCTTACTGTTACGTGTAATCGTTCCATCCAATACCATACAACCAGCAATCGTTCCTACTTTCGTGATCTTGAAGGTATCTCTGATCTCTACGTTTGCAGTAATTTTCTCCTGGAATTCAGGAGCAAGCATACCTTCCATCGCAGCTTTGATCTCATTGATCGCATCATAGATAATTGAGTACAGACGGATATCGATTTGCTCAGCTTCAGCAAGCTTTCTTGCACCTGAAGAAGGACGAACCTGGAAACCGATGATAATCGCATCAGAAGCCGAAGCTAACAATACATCAGATTCTGAAATCTGACCTACCGCTTTACTGATGATATTAATCTGAATCTCTTCGGTAGATAATTTCAGTAATGAATCGGCTAATGCCTCAATCGAACCATCCACATCACCTTTAACAATCAGGTTAAGCTCTTTAAAGTTACCAATCGCCAAACGACGGCCAATCTCATCCAGCGTAATGTGTTTCTGTGTTCTTAAGCCCTGCTCACGCATCAATTGTAAACGTTTGTTTGCAATCTCTCTCGCTTCAGACTCATTTTCTACAGCATTGAATTTATCACCTGCTGTAGGTGCGCCCTGCATACCCAATACCTGTACTGGTACTGAAGGTCCGGCTTGTTCTACTTTTTGTCCACGTTCGTTAAATAACGCTTTCACACGACCACTGTAGCTACCCGCTAAAATCGGATCACCTACTTTTAACGTACCAGCCTGAACCAGTACAGTAGTCACAATACCACGTCCTTTATCTAATGTCGCTTCAATTACACTACCAGTAGCACGTTTATTAGGATTAGCTGTTAATTCTAACAATTCAGCTTCTAATAGTACTTTATCTAATAAAAGATCAACATTTAAGCCGCTTTTACCTGAGATTTCCTGAGACTGGAATTTACCGCCCCAATCCTCTACCAGGATATTCATGATCGATAATTGTTCACGGATCTTATCAGAGTTAGCTCCCGGTTTATCAATTTTTGTGAAGGCGAATACCAAAGGAACTCCAGCTGCCTGAGCATGACTGATTGCTTCTTTAGTCTGAGGCATCACTGCATCATCCGCTGCAACAACAATAATTGCAATATCCGCTACTTTCGCACCACGTGCACGCATCGCTGTAAAGGCTTCGTGACCCGGTGTATCCAGGAAGGTTACCTTTTTACCAGTTGGTGTAGTTACCATATAAGCACCAATGTGCTGTGTAATACCACCCGCTTCACCAGCTACCACATTCGCTTTACGGATATAATCCAGTAAAGAGGTCTTACCATGATCCACGTGACCCATGATCGTAACTACCGGTGCTCTTGGTACTAAATCTTCAGGATTATCTAATTCTTCAATGATACTATCGCCTTCATCATCTGGTTTAACGAATTGTATCTCGTAACCAAATTCATCTGCAACGATCGTTAATGTTTCTGCATCTAAACGCTGATTGATCGAAACGAACATACCAAGACTCATACAAGTACCAATAATTTTGGTAACCGGTACATCCATCATGCTCGCTAATTCGTTTGCCGTAACAAATTCTGTTACTTTCAACACTTTAGACTGTAGTTCCTGTTCCATTGCAGCTTCTTCCGCAGAAAGAGCCACATCATCACGCTTACCACGACGCAGTTTTGCACGTTGTGCAAATTTACCAGATTTACCAGCTCCGCTTAAACGTGCAAGCGTTGCTTTAATCTGATCTTGTATTTCTTTTTCCGTAGGTTCTTCTTTAGAGCCTCCAGGTCCGCCTGGTTTGCTGTTTCTAAAGTTTGGCCTGTTGGCTGTATTGTTTGTATTGTTCCTGAAATCAGGTCTGTTGGTAAAAGTTGGCACGCCTGCAGGTTTTGCAGGTGTAGCAGGATTGTTTCCTCCTTGCTGACCAGGCGCTGAAGGATTACCTCCCGACGACTGATGCTGTCCAGGTGCACCCGGAGCCTTTTTACGCTTGCGTTTCCTTTTCGCATCATTGCTGTCCGCTGAAGAAGCGACAGGTTGCGATTTACGTTCAGGTGTTGTCGGCAAGACAATTTTACCAATAATATTTGGTCCGGAAAGTTTTACAGAACGGGCTTTGATAACCTCAACTTCGTCAGGTTTATCCGCTTTCGGTGCAACAACTTCTTTAACCGGCTCTGCTTTAACAACAGGTGATTCCACAGGTTTTGGTTTTTCTTCTTTAACTTCTTCTTCCACAGCTTTAACTACTTCAGGTTTAATTTCAACAGGTTTAGCCTCAATAGGTTTTTCTACTGGCTTAACTTCCTCCTGAACTACCTTAGGTGCCTCCGGGATAATCGCTGCTGGTGCAGGTGTTTCAACGGGAGCAGCCGGTACAACCGGAGCTTCAGCTTTAACAACTTCAGCAGCTGGAAGTTCTTCTTTTTTTGCAGGGCGGGTCTTAGCGTTTAAATCGTCAAGATTAATTTTCCCTACAATTTTAACACCTTTCAATGTTCCTTCTTCAACCTTTTCAGTTTCCTTTTCCACTTCTGCTTCTTTTTCAGGAGCAGGTTCAGGAGTTACTTCTTCCTTAGGTTTCTCAACTGTAGGAGGAGTATAGGAATGAAGGTTTTTGATTAAAATACCCTCGCTTTCGAATTCAACATTCTTTCTAGGTGCATCCGTAACTTTTTCAGTTACTTCAGGCTCATCACGACGAATTTTACCTATAACAATTTGATTGGCTTCTTCTTTTACGATTTTATCTCCCTGAAACTCTTTCAATAATGCATTATACATATCGCGGGAGAGTTTAGTAGTGGGTTTATTCTCAACAGAAAAGCCTTTCTTTTCTAAAAACTCAACGGCCGTAGCTATCCCTACGTTAAGTTCCTTAACTGCTTTGAATAAAATTATTGGTTTGTCGTCTGACATTGATATCCTATTTTTTCTTAATTCTTATACAAAAGTAACGTTTATTCTTGTTTTTTCTCATCAAGTCAACGCTTATTCAAATTCTGACTGTAATATACTGATAACTTCTTTAATAGTTTCTTCCTCCAGATCAGTTCTTTTTACTAATTCGTCTACTGACAGCGCTAGTACGCTTCTTGCAGTATCACAACCAATTGCCTTCAATTCGTCAATGATCCAGCTATCGATTTCATCTGAGAATTCTTCGATATCCACATCTTCATCTTCTTCACCAGCTTCACGGTAAACATCAATTTCGTAACCAGTTAATTTACCGGCAAGTTTAATATTATGTCCACCACGGCCAATTGCAAGAGAAACCTGATCAGGCTTCAGGTAAACCGAAGCATGTTTAGTTACATCATCCAATTTGATTGAAGTGATTTTAGCAGGGCTCAAAGCTCTTGTGATATAAAGAGAAACATTATTAGTGAAATTGATTACATCAATATTCTCATTTTTAAGTTCTCTCACGATTCCATGAATACGTGAACCCTTCATACCAACACAAGCACCCACCGGGTCAATTCTGTCATCATAAGATTCCACAGCTACTTTAGCACGTTCTCCTGGTTCACGAACAATTTTCTTAATTGTAATTAAACCATCAAAGATCTCAGGAACCTCAATTTCAAACAAACGTTGTAAAAACTCAGGAGCAATTCTTGAAATGATAATCTTTGGGGTGCTATTCATCATATCCACCTTTAAGATTACCGCACGTACAGTATCACCTTTTTTGAAATAATCAGCTGGTATCTGTTCAGTTTTAGGCATGATCAACTCATTACCTTCATCATCCAGTACTAACGTTTCTTTTTTCCAAACCTGGTAAACTTCTCCTGTTACGATTTCTCCAACTCTGTCCTTATATTTCTTAAAGATCTCGTCTTTCTCTAATTCAAGTACTTTAGATACCAGTGTCTGACGTGCAGCTAAAATAGCTCTTCTTCCAAAACTCTCTAAAGTAATCTGCTCAATGTAGTCGTCTCCAACTTCCATATCTGCATCTAACTGCTTAACCTCTGCCAATTCGATTTCAAGATCATCATCTTCAGAAAAGCCGTCTTCCATTACTTTTCTTGTACGCCAGATCTCTAAATCACCATTATCAGGGTTAACAATTACATCACAATTCTCATCAGTACCATATTTCTTACGTAACATGCTACGAAATACTTCTTCCAGCACACTGATCACCGTAGGACGGTCGATGTTCTTGAACTCTTTGAATTCTTGAAATGAATCGATTAAATTAATATTGCTCATTTTTATTTAAATGAAATTAAAACCTTTGTTTCTATTATATTACTAAAGTCCAGACTGGTTTCAACCAATTGTGCTTTCTTTCCTTTTTCTTTTACTTTCGCTTCAATGGTAACCGACTGCTCATTTACATCCAGCAGCTTTCCTTCCATAATATCACCTCCGGTAACTTTAACACTCAATTCGCGTCCGATGTTTTTCTCATACTGTCTTTGGAGCTTTAAAGGCTCGCCAACACCAGGAGAGGAAACTTCCAGGTTATATGCTTTCTCAATAGTATTTTCTTCTTCCAGATGAAATCCAACATGTCTGCTAATTGCAGCGCAATCCTGGATACTGATACCCTGGTCACCATCCACATGAATGATTAACTTATTGCCAGGCAACAACTTTACCTCAACTAAAAACAACTCCGGTCTGTCCGAAATTTTTTCCTCTACTAATTCTATTACTCTCTTCTCTACTTGCATAAACCAATTTGCGGATAAAAGAAAAGAGGGGACATCTGCCCCCTCTTGCCCCTCTATATCAGTGCAAAGGTAGGGATTTTATTTCAAAAATAAAAACAAATACAGCTTGTAAATCGATATGCTGTTTACCACAACTAATTTAAAAAAATTAAATAACAGCCTGAAACAGAAAATAAAAAAAAAATTAAATGCAGAATAATTAAAGACTTAACGCTTTAGTATGACCTGCTGAGCCTTTACACTATGATTTAGCTGACCGCTGATGATTTTCTCTGTACTGGCAAACTTCGCATTCATATAGGAGATGACTAAATAATTTTTTCCTGAAATAAATGATTTAGAAGGTCTGAAAACCAATGTACTGTCCGTTACTTCCAATTTGCCTGGCACCTCATGCTCCATAGCAGCAGTATCCTCATCGGAGGGTGTTTCTAAAACAGTAATCAAATCGGCATGCGCTGTATCCACTCCCTTTATATTCCTGATCAGTCCTAAACCAGCAGGCGCAATGTCTGAAAAGATAATTGCGGAACTATCTGCTGAAAACCGGACAGAAAGTGGCTTATTATTTGCTGAAGAACATGACATTAAACAAGCCATTCCAAACAGCACCGGAGGGAATTTTAATAAACAGCTGTACATTTTTTAAAACTAAACATTATGAAACTTATTATTGAAATTTTATTAATGGGCCTGGCTATGCTGCTGGGTTCATACCTTGTTCCGGGCGTTCAGATTGATGGATTCGGGACTGCTATTATAGCAGCTGTATTGATTGCACTGGCCAATGCGACTATCGGTTTTATTTTAAGACTTCTTACTTTCCCTATCAACTTTCTGACATTGGGCTTGATGTCTTTTATCATTACCGTATTAATGATCTTATTAGTAGATAGTATGATGTCCGGCTTTAATACTTCTGGCTTCTTTGCTGCTGCATTCTTAGCGATTGTTGTGGCTGTTATCAAAGCTTTATTCGGTACAATTGCTGGTACTGACAACGACTAAGCAAAATAAAAAAGCTGTTTTCCGAACAGAAAACAGCTTTTTTATAGTAAAATTGATCAGTTATATTATCTTAATATTTCTCTTGAAATAACCATTTGCTGGATTTCAGAAGTACCTTCATAAATCTGTGTAATTTTCGCATCACGCATTAAACGCTCTACATGGTATTCTTTAACAAATCCATAACCACCATGCACCTGAACAGCCTCAACTGTCACGTCCATCGCTACTTTAGAAGCATATAATTTAGCCATAGAGCCAGCAAGCGTATAAGGTAAACCCTGATCTTTTAACCAGGCCGCTTTATAAACCAGCATTCTCGCGGCTTCAATACTTGTGGCCATATCTGCCAATTTAAAGGCAATCACCTGATGTTCTGCAATTGGCTTACCGAATGATTTACGTTGTTTAGCATAAGCAAGTGCCAGTTCATATGCACCAGCTGCAATACCCAATGCCTGAGCAGCGATACCAATACGGCCACCCTCCAGGGTCTTCATGGCAAACTTAAATCCAAACCCATCCTCACCAATCCTGTTTTCCTTAGGAACTTTAACATCATTGAACATCAGAGAATGTGTATCAGATCCGCGGATCCCCATTTTATTCTCTTTTGGCCCGATTGTAAAACCTTCCATTCCTTTTTCTACAATAAAAGCGTTGATCCCTTTATGCTTAAGATCAGGATGCGTCTGTGCAATAACCAGGTAAGTAGAAGCATTGCTTCCGTTGGTGATCCAGTTTTTTGTTCCGTTTAACAGGTAATAGTCACCTTTATCTTCGGCAGTAGTCTGCTGAGAAGTGGCATCAGAACCCGCTTCTGGCTCAGATAAACAAAATGCACCGATTTGTTGTCCCGAAGCTAAAGGCTTAAGATATTTCTCTTTTTGAAATTCAGAGCCATAGGCTTCTAAGCCATAACAAACTAAAGAATTATTGACAGAAACCACAACTGAAGCTGAAGCGTCAACTTTAGAAAGCTCTTCCATAACCAATACGTATGAAACCGCATCTAATCCGCTTCCACCGAACTTTTCTGAGACCATCATTCCCAAAAAGCCAAGCTCGCCAAGTTTTTTCACCTGCTCTGCCGGAAATTTTTGATGTTCATCTCTTTCAATTACACCAGGCTTTAATTCATGCTGCGCGAAATCTCTCGCAGCCTGCTGGATCATCAATTGTTCTTCACTTAGTTGAAATAGCATAATAATTATTTTTGGAAAATTACTTTTTGCCAAATTTAGTATTTCAAATCGAAAGATACTATGGTTGCATAGTATCTTTCCGAAAAATAATTATTTCAGCAGATGATTGTGATCATCAGGGAAGACCAGAATAGGTTTGTACAACTTAGCTTCTTCAATAGGTAAAGAGCCATAAGAAATGATAATTAAGGTATCCCCAACCTGCACTTGCCTTGCAGCTGCGCCGTTTAAACATACAGTACCTTTACCACGCTCACCTTTAATCACATAGGTTTCAAATCTTGCCCCGTTATTATTATTGACAATCTGCACCTTTTCATTAGCAATGATATTCGCGGCATCCATCAGGTCTTCATCAATTGTGATGCTGCCTACATAGTTTAATTCCGCCTGTGTCACTCTGACACGGTGTATTTTCGATTTTAAGATCTCGATAATCATGCTGTAAAGTTAGATAATATTATATTGATTCATTGTAATTCTTGTCAGTTCAGCATCATGTTATCGATCAGCCTGGTCTCTCCGACTTTCGCCGCAACCAGGGCAACCAGCTGCTGCGCTGCTTTATCTTTTTCCGGAAGGAGCGTCTCACTGTTCGCAATCGTAAAATAATCGAGTTCCACTCCTTTTACGCTTTGAATGATAGCTATGGCTTCTTTTAATAAGATATCTATACTTTCTGTTTGAAAATGATCTTTCACATAGGTTAACGCTTTACTGAGTACCAGCGCGTGTTCATGTTCTGCAGCAGAGAGATGAATATTCCTTGAACTCATTGCCAGTCCGTCTTCTTCCCTGATAATAGGACAGGAAATAATATTTACTGGCAAATTGAAATGAGCTACCATATTACGGATCATTAATACCTGCTGAAAATCTTTCTGACCAAAAAACGCCAGATCAGGATCAACCGCATCAAAAAGCTTCTTAACGATTTGAGTTACGCCTTGGTAATGTCCTCTTCTGAACTCTCCTTCCAGCAGAAATTCAGCCGGTCCAAGGTCAATATGCCAGTTTTCAGGCACAGGGTACATCTCTTTTACGGACGGCATGAACACATAATCACATCCCGCATCCTGCAGCATTTCAATATCATGCTGCAGTGGCCTTGGATATTTCTCCAGGTCTTTAGGGTCAGTAAACTGCGTTGGATTCACGAAAATACTGCAAACTACAACATCTGCATGCTGCTGAGCGATCTTGACGAGAGACACGTGTCCTTTATGCAAAGCACCCATAGTAGGCACTAATGCTATTTTTTGTTGAGCCAGTTTTAGTGGCTTCAGCAAGCTATTTAATCCTGCTATTGTATTTATAACTTCCAAACCGGGTTGTAAAATTTCAAAGTCCAAAGTTGGTTAATAATATAATCCCAACAAAACATCTCAGCAAGATATTGATAAATTTGAATAAATTGCTTACCTTTGCCCCTTGATTATCTTTTCTTTAACATAAATATTTATTCACAAATATGGAGATGGCAAAAACGAAGCTACTGATTGTTACACACGAGATGTCGCCTTTCCTGGAACTCACCAAAATTTCAGAGATTACCCGTCAATTACCTCAGGCAATGCAAGAAAAGGGATTTGAGATCCGTATTCTTATGCCAAGGTTCGGTAACATCAACGAACGGAGGAACAGGCTGCACGAAGTTATTCGTTTATCGGGAATGAACATCATGATTGATGACAATGACAACCCGCTTATTATCAAAGTGGCCTCTATTCCAGCAGCCCGTATGCAGGTTTACTTCCTGGATAATGAAGATTATTTCCAGCGCAAGTATGTATTCAGAGATAAAGAAAACAAGTTTTATGCAGACAATGACGAAAGAACAATTTTCTTTTGTAAAGGTGCACTTGAAACTGTTAAAAAGTTAGGCTGGGCACCGGATATCGTGCATTGCCATGGCTGGATGACTTCATTGGTTCCTGTTTACATCAAAACTTCTTACAAAAACGATCCTACATTCAAGAACTCTAAAGTTGTTTATTCTGTTTATGAAAACTGTTTCACTGAAACTTTACATGCTGATTTGCATAAAAAAGCAGTAATGAACAATATGACAGCAGATGACACCAAAGTTTTCGAAAATGCTGACAGTAATACTTTACATATTGGTGCAATTACTTACTCAGACGCTGTAGTTCTGGCTGATGAGAAAATTGATGCGAATGTGTTAAAATTTGTTAAAGATTCAAATAAGCCAACTTTAGCCTTTAATTTAACCGAAAATTTCGAGAACTTCTATGCTTTATATGAAGAAATCTCGAATGATGAATTGGTTTCAATAGCATAAACTCAGGTATTATTAAATTAATTATGAAATTTTCAAAACTAGACTTATTGACCCTGTTGATAAGTCTTTTTCTTTTTTCGTCTTGTAAAGACTCCAGTACTATCGGTTTAGATATTAATCCAGCTAACGCGGTCAGTGGGATTCTTTTAGATACAGTTACAGTTACTTCCCGTACTGAATTAGATGATCCTGCCTCAACTTATCCTCCTGCAACTACAGGATCAGCGGTTGGTTTAGTCAGATATCCTCTGGGACAAATGGCTGATCCGATTTTTGGTTCAACCACAGCAAATCTGGCCATGGCAGTTAACTTGCCAGGGGGCGCGGGGTACAGCTTTGGTACAGCCGCCGAAATTGATTCAGCAGTATTAGTGATGCCTTATGCTACGAATACTGCAGTTCCTACTTCAGTTCAGGCTACTATCGGAAGTCAGCTTGCACAGTTTTATGGGGATAGTACTTCAACATTCAATGTTAGAGTAACACAGTTAAATACTAATCTTTCGACACAAACCGGTTTCCTGAATACTACAGATTATCCATCAACTGATCTTCTTGGATCAGCAACTATAACACCAAGACCAGGTTCATCTGTCAGAGTGCTCAGAGTAATCCCCGGAGCAGTGGATACTGCATATAATGCTGGTCCGCAGGTAAGGATTAAATTGTCAACAGCACTGATCAAAAGTAAGATCATGGCCCTTGACTCTGCAACTTTAAGTACAAATGCGAATTTAGCAGCTGC is a window encoding:
- the panD gene encoding aspartate 1-decarboxylase, whose product is MIIEILKSKIHRVRVTQAELNYVGSITIDEDLMDAANIIANEKVQIVNNNNGARFETYVIKGERGKGTVCLNGAAARQVQVGDTLIIISYGSLPIEEAKLYKPILVFPDDHNHLLK
- a CDS encoding phage holin family protein — protein: MKLIIEILLMGLAMLLGSYLVPGVQIDGFGTAIIAAVLIALANATIGFILRLLTFPINFLTLGLMSFIITVLMILLVDSMMSGFNTSGFFAAAFLAIVVAVIKALFGTIAGTDND
- the infB gene encoding translation initiation factor IF-2, giving the protein MSDDKPIILFKAVKELNVGIATAVEFLEKKGFSVENKPTTKLSRDMYNALLKEFQGDKIVKEEANQIVIGKIRRDEPEVTEKVTDAPRKNVEFESEGILIKNLHSYTPPTVEKPKEEVTPEPAPEKEAEVEKETEKVEEGTLKGVKIVGKINLDDLNAKTRPAKKEELPAAEVVKAEAPVVPAAPVETPAPAAIIPEAPKVVQEEVKPVEKPIEAKPVEIKPEVVKAVEEEVKEEKPKPVESPVVKAEPVKEVVAPKADKPDEVEVIKARSVKLSGPNIIGKIVLPTTPERKSQPVASSADSNDAKRKRKRKKAPGAPGQHQSSGGNPSAPGQQGGNNPATPAKPAGVPTFTNRPDFRNNTNNTANRPNFRNSKPGGPGGSKEEPTEKEIQDQIKATLARLSGAGKSGKFAQRAKLRRGKRDDVALSAEEAAMEQELQSKVLKVTEFVTANELASMMDVPVTKIIGTCMSLGMFVSINQRLDAETLTIVADEFGYEIQFVKPDDEGDSIIEELDNPEDLVPRAPVVTIMGHVDHGKTSLLDYIRKANVVAGEAGGITQHIGAYMVTTPTGKKVTFLDTPGHEAFTAMRARGAKVADIAIIVVAADDAVMPQTKEAISHAQAAGVPLVFAFTKIDKPGANSDKIREQLSIMNILVEDWGGKFQSQEISGKSGLNVDLLLDKVLLEAELLELTANPNKRATGSVIEATLDKGRGIVTTVLVQAGTLKVGDPILAGSYSGRVKALFNERGQKVEQAGPSVPVQVLGMQGAPTAGDKFNAVENESEAREIANKRLQLMREQGLRTQKHITLDEIGRRLAIGNFKELNLIVKGDVDGSIEALADSLLKLSTEEIQINIISKAVGQISESDVLLASASDAIIIGFQVRPSSGARKLAEAEQIDIRLYSIIYDAINEIKAAMEGMLAPEFQEKITANVEIRDTFKITKVGTIAGCMVLDGTITRNSKIRIVRDGVVVYTGELASLKRYKDDVKEVARGYECGLNIQNFNNIEVGDIVEAYEQVEVKRKL
- the rimP gene encoding ribosome assembly cofactor RimP, encoding MQVEKRVIELVEEKISDRPELFLVEVKLLPGNKLIIHVDGDQGISIQDCAAISRHVGFHLEEENTIEKAYNLEVSSPGVGEPLKLQRQYEKNIGRELSVKVTGGDIMEGKLLDVNEQSVTIEAKVKEKGKKAQLVETSLDFSNIIETKVLISFK
- the panC gene encoding pantoate--beta-alanine ligase, with amino-acid sequence MEVINTIAGLNSLLKPLKLAQQKIALVPTMGALHKGHVSLVKIAQQHADVVVCSIFVNPTQFTDPKDLEKYPRPLQHDIEMLQDAGCDYVFMPSVKEMYPVPENWHIDLGPAEFLLEGEFRRGHYQGVTQIVKKLFDAVDPDLAFFGQKDFQQVLMIRNMVAHFNLPVNIISCPIIREEDGLAMSSRNIHLSAAEHEHALVLSKALTYVKDHFQTESIDILLKEAIAIIQSVKGVELDYFTIANSETLLPEKDKAAQQLVALVAAKVGETRLIDNMMLN
- a CDS encoding acyl-CoA dehydrogenase; amino-acid sequence: MLFQLSEEQLMIQQAARDFAQHELKPGVIERDEHQKFPAEQVKKLGELGFLGMMVSEKFGGSGLDAVSYVLVMEELSKVDASASVVVSVNNSLVCYGLEAYGSEFQKEKYLKPLASGQQIGAFCLSEPEAGSDATSQQTTAEDKGDYYLLNGTKNWITNGSNASTYLVIAQTHPDLKHKGINAFIVEKGMEGFTIGPKENKMGIRGSDTHSLMFNDVKVPKENRIGEDGFGFKFAMKTLEGGRIGIAAQALGIAAGAYELALAYAKQRKSFGKPIAEHQVIAFKLADMATSIEAARMLVYKAAWLKDQGLPYTLAGSMAKLYASKVAMDVTVEAVQVHGGYGFVKEYHVERLMRDAKITQIYEGTSEIQQMVISREILR
- a CDS encoding alpha-1,2-fucosyltransferase gives rise to the protein MKIIRFLGGLGNQMFQYACYKALSKKYPDVKVDLNSFNFDTAHNGYELEDIFQVSTNKVSPFTGGIYDIKNRKWIYRKIRRVLNLKKYHKAEEKDFTYDPAIFSNSKSRYYSGFWQNENYFIDIADEIRKDFKFSPLTAQQNIDTLKKIEQTNSVGVHVRRGDYVNHPAFGGLCEKEYYDQALQIIQSRTEAAKFFLFSNDIDWCVNNLNIKNCEFISWNKGTQSYIDMQLMSACKHNIIANSSFSWWAAWLNNNPEKIVIGPKKWLHGDQYDTSALLPAGWIKI
- a CDS encoding DUF268 domain-containing protein, which translates into the protein MEKQSKKRFIIDERDFFPCLYDNTTETGFDRHYVYHPAWAARIIKNNNPAKHIDISSTLHFCSILSAFIPVDFYDYRPADLHLSDLKSLNGDLMNLPFKSDSIESISCMHTIEHIGLGRYGDPLDYDGDIKAINELKRVLAANGSLFFVVPLGAKDLICFNAHRIYTKEQVLKLFSDLELKEFAFIPEEGKDGGLIVDPDQQLLARQFCGCGCFHFIKKISS
- the nusA gene encoding transcription termination factor NusA, whose product is MSNINLIDSFQEFKEFKNIDRPTVISVLEEVFRSMLRKKYGTDENCDVIVNPDNGDLEIWRTRKVMEDGFSEDDDLEIELAEVKQLDADMEVGDDYIEQITLESFGRRAILAARQTLVSKVLELEKDEIFKKYKDRVGEIVTGEVYQVWKKETLVLDDEGNELIMPKTEQIPADYFKKGDTVRAVILKVDMMNSTPKIIISRIAPEFLQRLFEIEVPEIFDGLITIKKIVREPGERAKVAVESYDDRIDPVGACVGMKGSRIHGIVRELKNENIDVINFTNNVSLYITRALSPAKITSIKLDDVTKHASVYLKPDQVSLAIGRGGHNIKLAGKLTGYEIDVYREAGEEDEDVDIEEFSDEIDSWIIDELKAIGCDTARSVLALSVDELVKRTDLEEETIKEVISILQSEFE